Proteins encoded together in one Chelonoidis abingdonii isolate Lonesome George chromosome 1, CheloAbing_2.0, whole genome shotgun sequence window:
- the LOC116823805 gene encoding solute carrier family 2, facilitated glucose transporter member 3-like: protein MNCFSPTQVIEEFFNQTWKEQFQEPMSLHALTMLWSFTVSTLALGATVSVLTVGIVADHYGRCNSILIANSLSLMAVAFMGVSKTAGSLEALIVGRFLIGLFCGLNMTLIPLYIQDISPTRIRGAFSTMNQLSQTVGIFIGQIMSLENVLGTSRWWPLMLSLSAILAILQTPEAQDILEEIEKMKEEAANLKGTQDVTMLRLFIVPSYKQPILIALILNASTKLSGFNAIINYSTKIFRLAGVAHPTHTSMGIGAINILFTIFSVFLVERLGRRSLLMFGQFVMAICNMLLTLSIATLHLVGPYVFLLFIGVLLVAILYTYF, encoded by the exons ATGAATTGCTTCTCTCCTACACAGGTGATTGAGGAGTTCTTCAACCAGACCTGGAAGGAGCAGTTCCAGGAGCCCATGTCTCTCCATGCACTCACCATGCTTTGGTCCTTCACTGTCAGCACCTTGGCTTTGGGGGCCACTGTCTCAGTGCTCACTGTGGGCATAGTGGCTGATCATTATGGAAG GTGCAATTCCATCCTGATTGCTAACTCCCTCTCCCTCATGGCCGTGGCATTCATGGGTGTCTCCAAGACTGCAGGCTCCCTGGAGGCACTGATTGTGGGGCGCTTCCTCATTGGACTCTTCTGTGGACTCAACATGACCCTGATTCCCCTTTATATCCAGGACATATCCCCAACCAGGATCCGCGGGGCCTTCTCCACCATGAACCAGCTGTCTCAGACAGTGGGCATCTTCATTGGGCAG ATCATGAGCCTGGAGAATGTCTTGGGCACTAGCCGATGGTGGCCACTCATGCTGTCCTTGTCTGCCATACTAGCCATCCTCCA AACTCCAGAGGCTCAGGACATTTTGGAAGAGATTGAGAAGATGAAAGAAGAAGCAGCCAACCTTAAGGGAACACAGGATGTCACCATGCTGAGACTATTCATTGTCCCCAGCTACAAGCAGCCCATCCTGATTGCTCTCATTCTTAATGCCAGCACCAAGCTGTCAGGGTTCAATGCT ATAATCAACTATTCCACAAAAATATTCCGGCTAGCTGGTGTTGCCCATCCCACGCACACCTCCATGGGAATTGGGGCCATTAACATCCTCTTCACAATATTCTCT gTCTTCCTTGTAGAGAGACTAGGCCGGAGGAGCCTGCTCATGTTTGGCCAGTTTGTTATGGCTATATGCAATATGCTGCTCACTCTTTCCATTGCTACATTG caccTAGTGGGCCCCTATGTCTTCCTGCTCTTCATAGGCGTC